One stretch of Rhizobium rhizoryzae DNA includes these proteins:
- the ftsZ gene encoding cell division protein FtsZ produces MTIKLQKPDITELKPRITVFGVGGGGGNAVNNMITAGLEGVDFVVANTDAQALMMSKAERIIQMGVQVTEGLGAGSQPEVGRAAAEECLDEIMDHLSSTHMCFVTAGMGGGTGTGAAPVVAQAARSKGILTVGVVTKPFHFEGGRRMRLAEQGIQELQKSVDTLIIIPNQNLFRIANDKTTFADAFAMADQVLYSGVACITDLMVKEGLINLDFADVRSVMREMGRAMMGTGEASGEGRAMQAAEAAIANPLLDETSMKGAQGLLISITGGRDLTLFEVDEAASRIREEVDPDANIILGATFDEALEGVIRVSVVATGIDRAHNANDLRGADMRAAQKPIIRPSAAVASAPAAVQPAMMQAPRPAPVDPVAETIRQAEAQMERELSIPAPVAAAPVQQAPAPQPAPVAAAPAADEFRPQSRLFQAAAPVEPVAQRPAPLPMQPSAPAPSYAAAPAPSFTAAPQAPSFSAQPAPQPMAAAPAPRMAPPPIEPIAPIVRQTVDQVRMPKVEDFPPVVKAEMEQRTQPVAAPQEERGPMGLLKRITNSLGRRDEEEQVASDMTAAPSAASQQRRALSPEASLYAPRRGNLDDHGRAVPSSHHQDDDQLEIPAFLRRQST; encoded by the coding sequence ATGACCATCAAGCTGCAAAAGCCGGACATTACCGAGCTGAAGCCTCGGATCACCGTCTTCGGCGTTGGCGGAGGCGGCGGTAACGCCGTCAACAACATGATCACCGCAGGCCTGGAAGGCGTCGATTTCGTCGTTGCCAACACGGATGCGCAGGCCCTCATGATGTCGAAGGCCGAGCGAATCATCCAGATGGGGGTTCAGGTCACCGAAGGTCTTGGCGCGGGTTCGCAGCCGGAAGTCGGTCGCGCTGCCGCTGAAGAATGCCTCGACGAAATCATGGATCACCTGTCCAGCACGCATATGTGCTTCGTGACGGCCGGCATGGGCGGCGGTACGGGTACGGGCGCTGCGCCGGTGGTTGCCCAGGCTGCCCGCAGCAAGGGTATCCTGACCGTTGGCGTCGTGACCAAGCCTTTCCACTTTGAAGGTGGCCGTCGCATGCGGTTGGCAGAGCAGGGTATCCAGGAGCTTCAGAAGTCCGTCGATACGCTGATCATCATCCCGAACCAGAACCTCTTCCGTATCGCCAATGACAAGACCACGTTTGCCGATGCATTCGCCATGGCGGACCAGGTTCTCTACTCCGGCGTTGCCTGCATCACCGACCTGATGGTCAAGGAAGGTCTCATCAACCTCGACTTCGCGGACGTTCGCTCCGTGATGCGCGAAATGGGCCGCGCAATGATGGGCACCGGCGAGGCTTCCGGCGAAGGTCGTGCAATGCAGGCTGCCGAAGCGGCCATTGCCAACCCGCTGCTGGATGAGACCTCCATGAAGGGCGCGCAGGGCCTGCTGATCTCCATCACCGGTGGTCGCGACCTGACGCTGTTCGAAGTCGACGAAGCGGCAAGCCGCATTCGCGAAGAAGTCGATCCGGATGCCAACATCATCCTGGGTGCGACCTTCGACGAAGCTCTGGAGGGCGTCATCCGCGTTTCCGTCGTGGCAACCGGCATTGATCGTGCGCACAACGCAAACGATCTCCGTGGAGCCGACATGCGCGCTGCGCAGAAGCCGATTATCCGTCCTTCCGCGGCCGTTGCTTCGGCTCCGGCCGCAGTTCAGCCTGCGATGATGCAGGCCCCCCGTCCTGCTCCGGTTGATCCGGTTGCGGAAACGATCCGTCAGGCAGAAGCCCAGATGGAACGCGAACTTTCGATCCCGGCACCAGTGGCTGCAGCACCTGTCCAGCAGGCGCCAGCACCGCAGCCTGCACCGGTTGCTGCTGCGCCAGCCGCTGACGAGTTCCGTCCGCAGAGCCGCCTGTTCCAGGCTGCTGCTCCGGTCGAGCCCGTTGCCCAGCGTCCGGCTCCGCTTCCGATGCAGCCATCGGCGCCAGCACCTTCCTATGCCGCAGCTCCAGCTCCGTCCTTCACGGCAGCACCGCAGGCTCCGAGCTTCTCGGCGCAGCCTGCTCCGCAGCCGATGGCCGCCGCACCTGCACCGCGTATGGCGCCTCCACCGATCGAGCCTATCGCTCCCATCGTTCGTCAGACCGTTGATCAGGTTCGCATGCCAAAGGTGGAAGATTTCCCACCGGTGGTGAAGGCTGAAATGGAACAGCGCACGCAGCCTGTGGCAGCTCCGCAGGAAGAGCGTGGACCGATGGGCCTTCTCAAGCGCATCACGAATTCGCTGGGTCGCCGTGATGAAGAGGAGCAGGTTGCTTCCGACATGACGGCAGCACCATCCGCCGCTTCGCAGCAGCGTCGTGCGCTTTCGCCAGAAGCAAGCCTGTACGCACCACGTCGCGGCAACCTGGACGATCACGGTCGTGCCGTTCCGTCATCACATCATCAGGATGACGACCAGCTGGAAATTCCGGCCTTCCTGCGCCGTCAATCCACCTGA
- the lpxC gene encoding UDP-3-O-acyl-N-acetylglucosamine deacetylase encodes MTVGFLGFQTTIASPVTLSGIGVHSGSPVSITFQPADPGTGIIFSRSFADGSSVEYRAVSSNVGNTDLCTVLGTSLPRSVATIEHVMAAFYALGLDNVIVEVEGAEMPIMDGSSFPFIEAIESAGMVNLGEKRRYIRVLKPVRIESGASWSEFRPYDGTRFEVEIDFESPLIGRQSWKGDLTANVFRDELSRARTFGFMRDVERLWAAGFALGSSLENSVVISDDNTVVNVEGLRFADEFVRHKTLDAVGDLALAGAQFIGCYRSYRGGHKMNANALKALMSDPTAYEVVEAPSRSQRVRAREFVPVKVQELAPSVG; translated from the coding sequence ATGACTGTTGGATTTTTGGGTTTTCAAACAACGATCGCATCGCCGGTAACGCTTTCGGGAATCGGTGTTCATTCCGGAAGCCCGGTCTCGATCACGTTCCAGCCTGCAGATCCAGGGACTGGCATCATTTTCAGCCGCAGTTTTGCCGATGGTTCAAGTGTTGAATACAGGGCGGTGTCTTCCAACGTCGGGAATACGGATCTGTGCACGGTGCTCGGCACCTCGCTGCCACGGTCTGTTGCGACGATCGAACATGTCATGGCGGCCTTTTATGCTCTTGGGCTCGACAACGTCATCGTTGAAGTCGAGGGCGCTGAAATGCCGATCATGGATGGCTCTTCCTTTCCCTTCATCGAAGCGATCGAGAGCGCTGGAATGGTCAATCTCGGCGAAAAGCGCCGTTACATTCGCGTTCTGAAGCCGGTGCGCATTGAATCAGGGGCTTCGTGGTCCGAGTTTCGTCCCTATGATGGCACACGCTTCGAAGTGGAAATCGATTTCGAATCGCCGCTGATCGGTCGCCAGTCCTGGAAGGGTGATCTGACTGCGAATGTGTTCCGTGATGAACTCTCGCGCGCTCGCACCTTCGGCTTCATGCGTGATGTCGAGCGCCTTTGGGCTGCCGGGTTTGCGCTGGGTTCTTCGCTGGAGAACTCGGTGGTCATTTCAGACGACAATACGGTGGTGAACGTGGAAGGTCTGCGATTCGCTGACGAGTTCGTTCGCCACAAGACCTTGGATGCCGTGGGCGATCTGGCGCTTGCCGGTGCGCAGTTCATCGGCTGCTACCGTTCCTATCGTGGCGGACACAAGATGAATGCCAATGCACTGAAGGCGCTGATGAGCGATCCCACCGCCTATGAGGTGGTTGAAGCCCCAAGCCGCAGTCAGCGGGTTCGTGCACGCGAATTCGTGCCGGTCAAGGTTCAGGAGCTCGCTCCATCGGTCGGTTGA
- a CDS encoding outer membrane protein assembly factor BamD, which translates to MRNTARVALVSLLLVGTSALVTSCQSDPDIDITKLGLATDPPEQLYNQGLANMKAGNIAEASRKFDSIDRQNPFTEWGRKALVMSTFSKYRLAQYDEAVATGNRYLRQYPSSQDSAYVQYLVGLSYSKQIADVTQDQKAARNTIEAMQKVVDNYPKSEYVEDAQAKMRFARDQLAGKEMQVGRYYLERKEYLAAIQRFRNVVENYGRTNQVEEALARLVEAYYAMGVQEEAQTAAAVLGQNYPDSQWYADSFKLLKGGGLEPRENRGSWISRAGAKLIGV; encoded by the coding sequence ATGAGAAACACTGCACGAGTAGCGCTGGTGTCTCTATTGTTGGTCGGCACGTCTGCGCTGGTCACGTCATGCCAGTCAGATCCTGACATCGATATTACCAAGCTCGGGCTTGCGACGGATCCTCCGGAGCAGCTTTACAATCAGGGCCTTGCCAATATGAAGGCGGGCAATATTGCGGAAGCCAGCCGCAAGTTCGACTCGATCGATCGGCAGAACCCTTTCACGGAATGGGGCCGCAAGGCGCTCGTGATGAGTACTTTCTCCAAGTACCGCCTTGCGCAGTATGATGAAGCCGTGGCCACGGGTAACCGCTACCTGAGGCAGTACCCCAGCTCGCAGGACAGCGCTTATGTGCAGTATCTCGTGGGCCTGTCCTATTCGAAGCAGATTGCAGATGTGACGCAGGACCAGAAGGCTGCGCGTAACACGATCGAAGCCATGCAGAAGGTTGTCGATAACTATCCGAAGTCGGAATATGTTGAAGATGCGCAGGCCAAGATGCGGTTCGCGCGCGACCAGCTGGCCGGCAAGGAAATGCAGGTCGGCCGCTACTATCTGGAGCGCAAGGAGTATCTTGCGGCAATCCAGCGTTTCCGCAACGTAGTCGAGAACTACGGCCGTACCAACCAGGTTGAAGAGGCGCTGGCCCGTCTCGTTGAGGCCTATTACGCAATGGGCGTCCAGGAAGAGGCTCAGACGGCGGCCGCCGTCCTCGGTCAGAACTATCCTGATAGCCAGTGGTACGCGGACTCCTTCAAGTTGTTGAAGGGCGGTGGTCTGGAGCCTCGCGAAAACCGCGGTTCATGGATTTCTCGCGCTGGCGCAAAGCTGATTGGCGTCTGA
- the recN gene encoding DNA repair protein RecN, with product MLIQLSIRDIVLIERLDLSFEKGLSVLTGETGAGKSILLDSLSLALGGRGDGGLVRHGLDKGQVTAVFDVPGHHPVRLLLRENGLDDDGDLIFRRVQSADGRTKASINDQPVSVQLMRQLGQYLVEIHGQHDDRALVDINAHRTLLDAFTGLTEEVAQLGGLYKSWRDAERALKTHRARVEAAAREADYLRASVEELEGLSPRDGEEDELAEHRARMQKSERIAGDIAEACEFLNGNASPVPLIASLVRRLERKSHEAPGLLEDTVQLLDAALDNLSNAQMEAEAALRRTEFDPRELERVEERLFSLRAASRKYSVAVAELPALAAKMVADLAELDAGEERLGALEKAAASAKADYDRAATSLSSKRVNGANALADAVMAELPALKLERARFMVNVTPDADNASAEGIDTVEFHVQTNPGTRPGPIMKVASGGELSRFLLALKVALADRGSAPTLVFDEIDTGVGGAVADAIGQRLKRLSDKVQVLSVTHAPQVAARAATHLLISKGPVEGSDKIATRVATMTPEHRAEEIARMLSGATVTDEARAAAARLLASG from the coding sequence ATGCTCATCCAGTTGTCGATCCGCGATATCGTCTTGATCGAGCGGCTTGACCTGTCCTTCGAAAAAGGGCTTTCGGTCCTGACGGGCGAAACGGGTGCGGGCAAATCCATTCTACTCGACAGCCTTTCCCTGGCGCTGGGCGGCAGGGGCGATGGCGGCCTTGTGCGGCATGGGCTGGACAAGGGGCAGGTGACGGCTGTTTTCGATGTTCCCGGCCATCATCCCGTGCGGCTTCTTCTGCGTGAAAATGGGCTCGACGATGACGGCGATCTGATTTTCCGCCGCGTCCAGTCAGCGGACGGTCGCACCAAGGCATCCATCAATGACCAGCCGGTTAGTGTCCAACTGATGCGCCAGCTTGGCCAGTACCTCGTCGAAATTCACGGGCAGCATGACGACCGCGCCCTTGTCGACATCAATGCCCACCGCACCCTGCTCGACGCGTTTACCGGCCTGACGGAAGAGGTAGCGCAGCTTGGTGGGCTCTACAAATCCTGGCGCGATGCGGAACGGGCGCTGAAAACGCACCGTGCCCGCGTGGAAGCTGCTGCGCGTGAGGCCGACTATCTCAGAGCCTCGGTCGAGGAGCTTGAGGGCTTAAGCCCCCGCGATGGCGAAGAGGATGAGCTTGCGGAGCATCGCGCCCGCATGCAGAAGTCCGAGCGTATTGCAGGCGATATTGCGGAGGCCTGCGAGTTTCTGAACGGTAATGCTTCGCCGGTTCCGTTGATTGCTTCGCTGGTGCGCCGTCTGGAACGCAAGAGCCATGAGGCGCCCGGCCTGCTGGAAGATACGGTTCAACTGCTCGATGCCGCGCTCGATAATCTTTCGAACGCGCAGATGGAAGCCGAGGCTGCGCTTCGGCGTACGGAATTTGATCCGCGTGAGCTGGAGCGCGTCGAGGAACGTCTGTTTTCGCTCCGCGCTGCGAGCCGGAAATATTCCGTTGCGGTGGCAGAACTGCCCGCGCTGGCCGCCAAGATGGTCGCTGATCTCGCCGAACTGGATGCGGGTGAGGAGAGGCTTGGCGCGCTGGAGAAGGCTGCGGCGAGCGCCAAGGCCGACTATGACCGCGCGGCTACTTCCCTTTCATCCAAGCGCGTCAACGGTGCCAATGCTTTGGCGGATGCGGTGATGGCAGAGCTTCCGGCATTGAAGCTGGAGCGGGCGCGCTTCATGGTGAATGTTACGCCGGATGCGGACAATGCCAGCGCCGAGGGCATTGATACTGTCGAGTTCCACGTGCAGACGAACCCCGGCACGCGGCCAGGGCCGATCATGAAGGTGGCGTCCGGCGGCGAACTTTCCCGCTTCCTGCTGGCGCTCAAGGTGGCCTTGGCGGATCGTGGTTCAGCTCCGACGCTCGTGTTCGATGAAATCGATACCGGCGTCGGCGGTGCTGTGGCTGATGCGATCGGCCAGCGGTTGAAGCGGCTTTCGGACAAGGTGCAGGTGCTGTCCGTCACGCATGCGCCGCAGGTTGCCGCAAGAGCAGCAACGCATCTTCTGATCTCCAAGGGTCCAGTCGAAGGATCAGACAAGATCGCAACACGCGTGGCCACCATGACGCCGGAACACCGTGCCGAAGAAATTGCGCGCATGCTCTCCGGCGCAACAGTGACCGATGAGGCAAGGGCCGCCGCTGCCCGTTTGCTGGCCAGCGGCTGA
- a CDS encoding cytochrome b gives MALGWRDTGLHYGKITRALHWAMALLFLWQFFGMGLRLLLGRTPLVSFFVGTHASIGTLLMTLALIRALWGLSNLRNRPAHEGGLVGTAARLGHLGLYTLMLIVPLLALLRAYGSQRGAAIFGVPVIPGAPEKINWLVNAGNAAHGLLAWCLLAMVVGHIGMVIIHRTIWKDNVLNRMAGRPLVAAE, from the coding sequence ATGGCGCTTGGCTGGCGTGATACGGGCTTGCACTATGGAAAAATAACGCGCGCGCTCCACTGGGCCATGGCACTGCTGTTTCTGTGGCAATTCTTCGGCATGGGCTTGCGGCTTCTTCTGGGTCGAACACCGCTCGTCAGCTTTTTCGTCGGAACTCATGCCTCGATCGGCACGCTCCTGATGACGCTCGCCCTGATCCGCGCGCTCTGGGGCCTATCCAACTTGCGAAATCGCCCGGCCCATGAGGGTGGGCTGGTGGGAACAGCGGCGCGCCTTGGGCATCTTGGGCTTTATACCCTGATGCTGATAGTTCCGCTTCTTGCGCTGCTTCGCGCCTATGGCTCGCAGCGCGGTGCGGCCATTTTCGGCGTACCTGTTATTCCGGGCGCCCCTGAGAAGATCAACTGGCTGGTGAATGCAGGCAATGCCGCACATGGCCTTCTGGCATGGTGTCTTCTGGCCATGGTGGTCGGGCACATCGGCATGGTCATCATTCACCGCACGATTTGGAAGGATAACGTGCTGAACCGCATGGCAGGCAGACCGCTTGTCGCGGCGGAGTAA
- the ligA gene encoding NAD-dependent DNA ligase LigA, whose protein sequence is MAAEQISVESLDEEQAAAELAFLAAEIARHDLLYHGGDAPEISDADYDALKRRNDAIEARFPKLVRADSPSKRVGSAPLPTFAQITHSRPMLSLDNTFSDEDVQDFIGSVYRFLGRFPDDSIAFTAEPKIDGLSMSIRYENGRMVSAATRGDGTTGENVTANIRTIKEIPQQLPAGVPAVVEVRGEVYMAKSDFFALNQQMEAEGKQTYVNPRNTASGSLRQLDPKVTASRKLRFFAYAWGEMSEMPATTQMGMVETFREWGFPVNPLMKRLTKVSDILDHYRDIGLQRPDLDYDIDGVVYKVDELALQERLGFRSRSPRWATAHKFPAEQAFTTVENIDIQVGRTGALTPVARLTPITVGGVVVTNATLHNEDYIKGIGNAGDRIRPEGHDIRIGDTVIVQRAGDVIPQVLDVVLEKRPSDAVSYEFPKKCPVCGSHAVRERNEKTGRLDSVTRCTGGFVCRAQAVEHLKHFVSRNAYDIEGLGSKQIDFFFEAEDPSLQIRTAPDIFTLKQRQEASLTKLENIEGFGKVSVRKLYEAIDNRREIALNRFIFALGIRHVGETTAKLLARSYGSYEAFEAAMREASSLSGEAWNDLNAIEGIGEVMARAIVEFFKEPRNIEVISRLLEEVKPQAMEPVAATNSPVAGKTVVFTGSLEKFTRDEAKARAEGLGAKVAGSVSKKTDYLVAGPGAGSKLDKARELGVTVMDEDEWLALIGG, encoded by the coding sequence ATGGCTGCGGAACAGATATCTGTCGAAAGCTTGGACGAAGAGCAGGCCGCTGCCGAACTGGCCTTTCTGGCGGCTGAAATTGCGCGCCACGATCTTCTCTACCACGGTGGAGATGCGCCCGAGATCTCTGACGCGGATTACGATGCGCTGAAGCGCCGCAATGACGCGATTGAGGCGCGCTTTCCGAAGCTTGTTCGTGCAGACAGTCCATCGAAACGCGTTGGCTCTGCACCGCTGCCAACCTTCGCGCAGATCACGCATTCACGGCCGATGCTGTCTCTGGACAACACATTTTCCGATGAGGATGTGCAGGACTTCATTGGCTCGGTCTATCGCTTCCTGGGGCGTTTCCCGGACGATTCGATTGCGTTCACGGCAGAGCCAAAGATCGACGGGCTTTCCATGTCGATCCGCTATGAAAATGGACGGATGGTAAGCGCTGCCACGCGTGGTGACGGTACGACCGGTGAAAACGTGACAGCCAATATTCGCACCATCAAGGAGATTCCGCAGCAATTGCCGGCGGGCGTTCCGGCTGTCGTTGAAGTGCGCGGCGAGGTCTACATGGCCAAAAGCGATTTCTTCGCGCTGAACCAGCAGATGGAGGCGGAAGGCAAGCAGACCTATGTGAACCCGCGAAACACCGCATCTGGTTCGCTTCGTCAGTTGGATCCGAAAGTAACCGCCAGCCGAAAGCTGCGCTTCTTCGCCTATGCCTGGGGTGAGATGTCCGAGATGCCCGCCACGACGCAGATGGGCATGGTCGAGACATTCCGGGAATGGGGTTTTCCGGTCAATCCGTTGATGAAGCGGCTGACGAAGGTATCCGATATCCTCGATCATTACCGGGACATCGGCCTTCAGCGCCCGGATCTGGATTACGATATCGATGGCGTGGTCTACAAGGTGGATGAGCTGGCGCTGCAGGAACGGCTAGGCTTCCGGTCGCGCTCGCCACGTTGGGCGACCGCACACAAGTTCCCGGCCGAGCAGGCTTTCACCACAGTGGAAAACATCGATATTCAGGTCGGCCGCACGGGTGCGTTGACGCCGGTTGCGCGGCTGACGCCGATAACCGTCGGTGGCGTGGTGGTCACGAACGCGACACTGCATAACGAGGATTACATCAAGGGGATCGGCAATGCGGGTGATCGCATCCGCCCGGAAGGTCACGATATCCGCATCGGCGATACGGTCATCGTGCAGCGGGCAGGGGATGTCATTCCGCAGGTGCTGGACGTTGTGTTGGAGAAGCGTCCCTCGGATGCCGTATCTTACGAATTTCCGAAGAAGTGCCCGGTTTGCGGCAGCCACGCTGTGCGCGAGCGGAATGAAAAGACGGGCAGGTTGGACTCCGTTACGCGCTGCACTGGCGGCTTCGTCTGCCGTGCGCAGGCGGTGGAGCATTTGAAGCATTTCGTGTCTCGAAACGCTTACGATATCGAAGGCCTGGGATCGAAGCAGATCGATTTCTTCTTCGAGGCGGAAGATCCTTCGCTCCAGATTCGCACAGCGCCCGACATTTTCACGCTGAAGCAGCGTCAGGAGGCTTCACTCACGAAGCTGGAGAATATCGAAGGCTTTGGCAAGGTCAGTGTGCGCAAGCTCTACGAGGCCATCGATAACCGCCGGGAGATTGCGCTCAACCGCTTCATTTTCGCCCTTGGCATTCGTCATGTGGGTGAAACGACAGCGAAGCTCCTGGCGCGCTCCTATGGCAGCTATGAAGCCTTCGAGGCGGCCATGAGGGAAGCGTCCAGCCTGAGCGGCGAGGCCTGGAATGATCTCAACGCCATCGAGGGTATCGGCGAGGTCATGGCGCGCGCAATCGTCGAATTCTTCAAGGAGCCGCGCAATATCGAGGTCATCTCCCGGCTGCTTGAAGAGGTGAAGCCGCAGGCGATGGAGCCTGTTGCCGCCACCAACAGTCCGGTGGCAGGCAAGACGGTCGTCTTCACCGGTTCGCTGGAGAAGTTTACGCGCGATGAGGCGAAGGCACGGGCCGAAGGTCTCGGCGCCAAGGTTGCGGGCTCTGTTTCCAAGAAAACGGATTACCTCGTCGCCGGTCCGGGAGCTGGCTCGAAACTTGACAAGGCGCGTGAACTGGGCGTGACCGTTATGGACGAGGACGAGTGGCTGGCGCTGATTGGTGGGTAG
- a CDS encoding GNAT family N-acetyltransferase: MGDSQSIPINTNARWPQGLNIRARYAADAADIAALHNLPGYRFGTLRTPYHTQEEIRKGIESQAGNFTSLVAVMDGLIIGDIGMTRFAGRRSHVANFGMGVHDDYRARGIGSALIGEILAIADNWYNIKRLELSVYTDNEAAIRLYRKAGFEVEGTHRDYAFRDGQYVAAHTMARIRS, translated from the coding sequence ATGGGTGACAGCCAATCAATCCCGATCAACACAAATGCACGCTGGCCTCAGGGCCTCAATATTCGTGCCCGCTATGCTGCCGACGCAGCAGATATTGCTGCATTGCATAACCTGCCCGGCTACCGCTTTGGGACGTTGCGCACGCCCTATCACACTCAGGAAGAAATACGAAAAGGCATTGAGAGCCAAGCAGGTAACTTCACTTCACTGGTTGCCGTCATGGACGGCCTGATCATTGGCGATATCGGAATGACGCGTTTCGCCGGGCGGCGATCACATGTAGCGAACTTTGGCATGGGCGTGCATGATGACTATCGAGCCCGTGGCATTGGTTCGGCCCTGATTGGGGAAATCCTTGCCATTGCGGATAACTGGTACAACATCAAACGTTTGGAACTGTCCGTCTACACCGACAACGAAGCAGCGATCAGGCTTTACCGAAAGGCCGGTTTTGAGGTGGAGGGAACCCATAGAGACTATGCATTTCGCGATGGTCAATATGTAGCTGCCCATACAATGGCACGAATCAGAAGCTGA
- a CDS encoding CreA family protein, producing the protein MFSYPKFLKQTVAIASLAVAALAMALSVTPARAEVVGEVGVDWMGNDIIVDAMTDPKVRGVTCHVTYFDRGVLDRLKNGNWFEDPSNNSIACRQTGPIEIDDIELSKEGEEVFKQGMSLIWKKLVVNRIYDKPNNTLVYLIHSRQIVDGSAKMAISTVPLFNQNVVWKNGPPK; encoded by the coding sequence ATGTTTTCCTATCCGAAGTTTCTGAAGCAGACTGTGGCTATTGCGTCTCTTGCCGTTGCTGCGCTCGCAATGGCCCTTTCAGTTACGCCTGCACGTGCCGAAGTGGTCGGTGAGGTGGGTGTGGACTGGATGGGCAATGACATCATTGTCGATGCCATGACTGATCCCAAGGTGAGGGGCGTGACCTGCCACGTTACCTATTTCGACCGCGGCGTGCTGGATCGGTTGAAGAACGGCAACTGGTTTGAAGATCCCTCGAACAACTCCATAGCCTGCCGCCAGACCGGCCCAATCGAGATCGATGATATCGAGCTTTCCAAGGAGGGCGAGGAGGTCTTCAAGCAGGGCATGTCGCTGATCTGGAAGAAGCTTGTCGTCAACCGAATTTATGACAAGCCGAACAACACGCTGGTATACCTCATCCATTCACGCCAGATCGTGGACGGCTCTGCCAAGATGGCAATTTCCACCGTTCCGCTCTTCAACCAGAACGTTGTCTGGAAGAACGGTCCTCCCAAGTGA
- a CDS encoding chemotaxis protein CheW, with protein MSNAIKQSGAYLEIVSFHLGDQEFCIDIMAIREIRGWAPVTPMPHTPPYVLGLINLRGAVIPVIDMACRLGMKMTEPSERAAIIVTDIAGKLVGLLVEQVSDMMTIKSEDLQPAPEIIPEAQRAFCRGIVALEKTMVCFLNLDTVIADELAQAA; from the coding sequence ATGTCGAACGCTATCAAGCAGTCCGGAGCCTATCTCGAGATCGTCTCATTCCATCTGGGCGATCAGGAATTCTGCATCGACATCATGGCAATTCGTGAAATTCGCGGCTGGGCGCCGGTCACTCCGATGCCGCACACGCCGCCTTATGTTCTCGGCCTCATCAACCTGCGCGGTGCGGTGATCCCGGTCATCGACATGGCGTGCCGCCTGGGCATGAAAATGACCGAGCCATCGGAACGCGCTGCCATCATCGTCACCGATATCGCCGGCAAGCTCGTCGGCCTGCTGGTCGAGCAGGTGTCCGACATGATGACCATCAAGAGCGAAGATCTGCAGCCTGCGCCGGAAATCATTCCGGAAGCACAACGCGCCTTCTGCCGCGGCATCGTAGCGCTGGAAAAGACCATGGTCTGCTTCCTCAACCTCGACACCGTGATTGCAGACGAACTCGCTCAGGCTGCCTGA